A stretch of the Aegilops tauschii subsp. strangulata cultivar AL8/78 chromosome 4, Aet v6.0, whole genome shotgun sequence genome encodes the following:
- the LOC109735551 gene encoding U-box domain-containing protein 36-like has protein sequence MTTKRRLYVAVRKGEEDGSGRGGRKLYVAIGKDEEDSRSNLLWAARNLLGSGDKLVLLHVHKPANKIITGRHASTSITQGLFGAARLRKVDASQLQERELQAYRKSEKEEMNTILDRYLDFCISYLKSQAEAMVVESNSPACGIVKLIDQSHITNLVMGTSSFSPKRKVPKSKVAAIVHLQAKPYCQIFYICNETLACSREATQLSTKVESPRSSCTSTDSRPEFPKRCQSLSPGYTGFLGSTGQQAHQRRSKQPVSYTHPLLGSTTDSTENISGARQGPIDMRLTGFSINSCQQSTGGSSLALQDLNTMNGSPVHVSIASSKEHRHSMKVKTGVQLDVFEQLHRVRNELDFSKKEASEGQQKAVRNLFEASMMRTFSCSSKHGRMHSAKKKKEVEDRLTRENTGLRKEHLYICKELQKANEQRAELENSVFGPTSDVALTEFNYIEINEATDNFDDSKKIGIGGCATVYKGFLRHTTVAIKKFNREGATGDKEFNDEEIMRDPHIAADGFTYEGDAIKDWFQMGNKISPMAYVNFPHHELIPNNALRFAIQEWEKRQRL, from the exons ATGACCACCAAGAGAAGGTTGTATGTGGCTGTAAGGAAGGGCGAAGAGGATGGCAGTGGCAGAGGAGGAAGGAAGCTGTATGTGGCCATCGGAAAGGATGAAGAGGACAGCAGGTCCAACCTCCTGTGGGCCGCTCGGAACCTCCTCGGCAGCGGCGACAAGCTCGTCCTGCTGCATGTCCACAAGCCTGCCAACAAAATTATAACTG gtcGCCATGCCAGCACCTCGATTACACAAGGTTTATTTGGTGCCGCGAGATTACGCAAGGTTGATGCAAGCCAGCTGCAGGAGAGGGAGCTCCAGGCATATAGGAAGTCTGAGAAGGAGGAGATGAACACAATTTTAGACCGGTACCTCGATTTCTGCATATCTTATCTCAAG TCTCAAGCTGAAGCGATGGTGGTCGAGAGTAACAGCCCTGCCTGTGGCATTGTCAAGCTGATTGATCAGAGTCACATCACAAACCTTGTCATGGGAACATCTTCCTTCTCACC GAAGAGGAAAGTACCAAAATCAAAAGTCGCAGCCATCGTGCATCTACAGGCTAAACCATATTGCCAGATCTTCTATATTTGCAACGAAACTCTTGCTTGTTCTAG GGAGGCCACTCAGCTTTCTACAAAAGTAGAGTCACCCCGAAGCAGCTGCACCAGCACTGATTCGCGACCCGAGTTCCCTAAAAGATGCCAATCACTATCACCAGGGTACACAGGTTTCTTAGGCTCCACAGGTCAACAAGCCCATCAACGGCGGTCCAAGCAGCCAGTTAGCTATACACATCCCTTGTTAGGATCGACAACAGACAGCACAGAAAACATATCAGGTGCTAGGCAGGGGCCAATTGATATGAGACTAACAGGTTTCTCCATAAATTCCTGCCAGCAAAGCACTGGAGGATCCTCATTGGCTCTGCAGGATTTAAATACTATGAATGGTTCACCAGTACATGTTTCGATTGCAAGCTCTAAAGAACATCGACACTCTATG AAG GTAAAAACGGGTGTGCAGCTTGATGTGTTTGAGCAACTACACCGAGTCCGCAATGAACTGGATTTCTCGAAAAAAGAAGCATCCGAGGGCCAGCAGAAAGCCGTGAGGAATCTGTTTGAAGCTTCTATGATG CGAACTTTTTCTTGCAGTTCAAAGCACGGGAGAATGCACTccgcaaagaaaaaaaaagaggtaGAGGATAGACTGACCAGAGAAAACACTGGACTCAGAAAAGAACACCTCTATATATGCAAAGAGCTGCAAAAGGCAAATGAGCAAAGAGCAGAACTGGAGAACAGTGTATTTGGCCCTACTAGTGATGTTGCCTTAACAGAGTTCAACTACATAGAGATAAATGAAGCGACGGACAACTTTGATGACTCCAAAAAGATTGGGATTGGTGGGTGTGCAACCGTCTACAAGGGATTTCTACGACATACTACCGTAGCCATAAAGAAATTCAACCGTGAAGGTGCAACAGGAGATAAAGAGTTTAATGACGAG GAGATCATGAGGGATCCACACATTGCTGCTGATGGATTCACATATGAAGGTGATGCCATAAAGGACTGGTTTCAAATGGGGAACAAAATTTCCCCCATGGCCTACGTCAACTTCCCACACCATGAGTTGATACCAAACAATGCCCTTCGTTTTGCAATTCAAGAATGGGAAAAGCGACAACGACTGTGA